TTGTGCGTACTTTTGGTAGCCATATTCGTAACTAACGCTTCCCCATAGCCTTTAAAAAGTGCTATCACTAGCCATGCTAAAAGCATGATATACACCGCGCCCACCCACATAGAAACTTTAGGGGGCGATGCGTTAGGGTAGTAGAAAATATCTAAAGCCACATCGCAACTAAACAGGGCTAAAAAGACAGAAACCGGCAAAACAATGCTGCTTTGCACATTGACATGCATTTTTTTATTGCGTTGCATGATTTCAAAAATACGATCCAGAAATAAAGCTAAAAGCCAAGTGATCAACTTCCTTAAACCTAGCAATAAGGCTAAAATCGTCAAAGCAAGCGCAATCTTACTCACTTGCAAGCTATGGGTTGTGAAAGGCAAAACCTTGCTGATTTTGTTTAACACAAAATCCATATTCACTTCCATGATCAAGTTTTTAGGAAGCACTTCTTTAGGGTGGTTTTTAATGTAACGCAAGACTTCGGTATAAGTGTTCAAACGCAATTCATAATCGCTAAACATCTGCTCTAATTCATGCATTTTGACATTGCCTAAATTTTTAGGGAAAGTGTAGAGTTTGAATTGCCCTAAACGCAAAAGGAAAGCATCGCTGATACTTTCCACATCTTTTTGTTCACTAAAAATATCAATACTGCTCCTGATTTTATCTATAAAACGATACAAAATTTCATCTATCAACAAAATATCTAGAGACAACCTGTCTTTCATGAAAGTGTAGAAATCATCGCCCTTAATGCTTTTAGACAAACGCTTTTTGATTTTCTCTTGCTCTTTTAAATTTTGATTGATATCAATGCCAATTTTATCCCTTTCATTCAACACTTTAGAAGTCAAACTTTTAATCAAGTCATTCTTTTGGGTGTTATACAGAGAGATTTCAGCACTTCTTTCAGGATTTTTCTTGTAAGTTTCAATGACTTGATTGAGTTGGTTGATTTGATTGAAAATCAAAAACAAATCCACCGCATCTGTTTCATGCTCTTCAACCGCCCTCAAAGGATTCAAAAACAATGACAATACCAATACCCAATACAATAACCAACGCATGCAAAACCCCACTAAAACAAGATAAAATCTTTCTCATCATTTCTAGCGATTATACCAAAAATCAGAAACGCTTCTCCCCATAAAGTTACCCATGCAATTTGAAAGCGCTTTTTATTTATCCCTAAAAAGAGGGTTTTATCCCAATGGTGAGCCTCTTTTCAGATCGCTATACCGCTTGTGCGATGCGTTTTGAGTTTTTTTCATTTTATGGTTGAGGTTCAATTAAAAACAGAGCCTTAATTTTTAACAAGTCCTGCTTTATTGAATACTTTTATAATTTCAAAATAAGTCGTAGTCAAAAAGCTTTCCTTGTTCGGCGCAATCAAGTCACGGATAATGCGCATCTCTTTTATTCTACCATGCCTCTCATTTTTTAGGTTTTTATAACCGCTTTTATTAATGTTTTCATGCAAGATCGGTGTTTTAGAGGTTTCCAACCCTACCTCTTGTAATTGGACGATTTTGATGATCAATCTTTAGAAGAAAAAACCATAAAGATGTAGTATCCTATGCCTATAAGAAAAACAAGAATTAAGAAAATGAGTAATCCCCACTCTAAAGAATCCATAACTCCTCTTTAAAGAATGTCAAAAGTGGTGCGCTTGGCAGGACTCGAACCTGCGACCTACGGCTTAGAAGGCTGTTGCTCTATCCAGCTGAGCTACAAGCGCATGATACTGGCGTTAGGTGGTGCGCCCGAAGGGAGTCGAACCCCTAACCCCCAGATCCGAAGTCTGGTGCTCTATCCAATTGAGCTACGAACGCTTCAAATAAAGGAATGACTAACATAAAACTCGGTAAAACGCTTATTTAATGAGATGGGGTGGAAGATGGGAATCGAACCCACGACCCTCAGGACCACAATCTGATGCTCTAACCGACTGAGCTACTCCCACCATTCAATGAAAGGAAGCGACATTCTACCAAAGAATTTTAAACAGAACAATAAATTATGTAAAAAGTGGTCGGGGCGAAAGGATTCGAACCTTCGACCCCTTGGTCCCAAACCAAGTGCGCTACCAGACTGCGCTACGCCCCGAAATTTTCACATGAAGCGTTATTATAGCTGAATTTTCTAATTTTTGAGCGTGATTTTTCAAAAATGCCACTAAAATCAAAAACGGCACTCAAAAATTATATTAATCCAACTCCCCTACCCTTTTAAAAAGCTACTTTTTTAAAAACAGCTCTAAATGATTTTTAAGCTTTTCGTTTCTTAAAAACTACTTTCGTTTTTTCATTTCACTAGAAACTTTTTCATAATGTTCCATGTGTTTTTTGCTTAACTCTTTGGTAATATGCACCATCACTTTGTGATAGGCTTGATTCATGATTTTTCTAATAGCTTGGTCACGGTCGGTTTCTTTAATCTTATGCACAAAAGTTTTGGGGACAAAACCTCCAGAATTGGTGCGCCGCAATTCCACTCTTTCAATCACAGCCTTAATTTTTGAAACATCAATACCAAAACTATGGATAATATCTTCACTTTTTGGCTCAACAAAATTCAAGTTCAAATACCCTGAAGACATGTCTATAACCTTTTCTTCACTAAGCGCATCGCTCTCTTCTACAATATCTTCTAAAATCGCCACATTCCCATCCATGCGTAAAACGAGCAACGCTTTTTCTTTGATGTCTTGTGGGATTTCGCTAGCATCTTTAAATTGCGAAACGCTATAGCCTTTTCTCTCTAAAAAACTACTCAATTGAAGGACTAAAGATTTTTCAAATTCTTTTTGATAGCTTTCAGGGATAACCTTATTGATCTCTATATTAGGTTCGATCAAAACGACTAAATGGCTGTTTTTAGGCTCTTGCTTGCCTTTAATAGGATAGTGGAAATGCAACTCCACTGACTCGCCCGTATTATTGTGCTGTTGCTTTGCAGGCATTCCATCAGCTAGAGCCGTATAAAACGCCCCACTCACTAATAACGATCCTAAAACTACCGCTAAACTACCTTTTTTCATTAAATTCCTTTCTTTTTCTTTAAAATCAATTTCTAATCTTACCCAAAAAATCCCACTTTTAGCACTATTCTTAAGATAATCATTCCCATTCAATCGTTCCTGGTGGTTTAGAAGTAATATCATACACTACCCTATTGATACCGCTCACTTCATTAGTGATACGATTAGAAACCTTTTCTAAAAAAGAATGCTCTAAAAATGAAAAGCTCGCTGTCATGCCATCGCTCGCATTTACCGCCCTCAAACAAATAGCGTTTTCATAAGTGCGATTATCCCCCATAACCCCCACAGAATTGACATTCAACAACACGCAAAAAGCTTGCCAAACCTTGTCATACAAATTGGCCTTTTTAAGCTCTTCTATAAAAATAAAATCCGCTTCTTGCAAGCGTTTGATCTTACTCTCACTAATCTCGCCTAAAATCCTTATCGCAAGCCCAGGCCCTGGAAAGGGGTGGCACATTAAAAAATCCTGGCTAACGCCCAATTCCTTACCCAACAAACGCACCTCATCTTTAAACAATTCCCTTAAAGGCTCTATGAGTTTAAAGTCCATCCATTCAGGCAGTCCGCCCACATTATGGTGTGTTTTGATCACTTTTGAAGGCCCTTTAATGCTCACGGATTCAATCACATCAGGGTATAAAGTGCCTTGGGCTAAAAACTCAATTTTGCCTTTTAAATGGTGCTTCTTGGCTTCTTTTTCAAACACTTCAATAAAGGTTTCGCCGATGATTTTTCGCTTCAATTCAGGCTCGCTCACGCCCTTTAATTTAGACAAAAAGATTTCTTTAGCGTCTATCGTGTTTAAAGGGATTTGCAAGTCTTTAAACATCGCTTGCACCCTTTCTTTTTCATTTTTACGCAACAAGCCATGATCCACAAAAACAGCGATCAAATTATCCTTAATGGCTCTGTGTAATAGCGTAGCGACCACCGTAGAATCCACGCCCCCACTCACCGCGCACAAAACCTTAGCGTTAGCGATTTTTTCTTTCAATCGTGCGATTTCTCTTTGAGCGAAATGCTGCATCCCCCAAGTTTTTTCACAGCCGCAAACTGAAAGGGCAAAATTTTCTAAAATCTTACCCCCCTCTTCGCTTTGGATGACTTCTGGGTGGAATTGCAAGCCAAAAATCTTAGCGCTTTCAATCGCGCAATGGGGGGAATTAGGGCTTTTTGCAAGGGTAGTGAAGCCTTTAGGCAATTCTATGACTTTATCCATATGGCTCATCCACACAAGACTTTTGGTTTTCACGCCTTCAAAAATCACAGAATCTTGAGTGATTTCTAAAACAGCCTTACCAAATTCTTGCTCATTCGCACAAGCCACTACTCCCCCAAAAAAATCCACCAAATACTGCATGCCGTAACAAATCCCTAAAATCGGCAAATTCAAATCAAAGATTTTTTCATTGGGCTTGTAAGCGTCTTTAGCATACACGCTCGCTGGTCCCCCGCTCAAAATCAAACCTTTAGGGGCTTTTTTTTGAATGTTTTCTATGCTTTCAAAAAAAGGGACTATTTCCGCATAAATCCCACTCTCTCTCAATCTTCTAGCAATCAGCTGTGTGTATTGGCTTCCAAAATCTAATACTAAAATCATCGCTCATTCTTTATTTTTGTTTGTGTTTTATCATACTGGCTCTTATAATCCACTCTGTGGCTCTCAGCCAACTCAGGCGCTTTTTGCACAAACCAGCGTTCTAATTTTTCTAATGCGTATCTGTAATTTCCACCTTTTGAGCAATATTGAGAATCAATCAGCGAAAACGCATAGAGCGTCTTACTTTCTTTAGATTGGAATAAAAACTCTTTATGAAAAAGCGCTTTTTTAGGCATGCCGCTCATCAGAGCCTCAGGCAATAAAAAAGCGTCAAAATCACAAAGCACTTTTTTACTCAACTTATTGCTTTTGGTAATCACAAAAACGATCTCTTTTCTCATGTCTTGTTTAAAAGCTAATGAAAGCACATTCAAAAAGGGTAGGGTTAAACTTTTATCCACCCTAACCTTAAAAGCTTTGGAATCCCCCAACAAGACCCCCATAAACAAAACCAACCCCACGCAACATTTCAAACCCATTTGAAAAACGCTCATCTTTTATAATCCTTGACTTATCATCGGTTGCATAACTATAGGCTGCATGACGCATCAAAGAGTATTATAATATAAAAATTGAGAATTACCCCACGCTTTAGCTTGGCTAGTTGTCAAGTCTTTAATGGTTAAGTCTTTCTTGGGTAAAAACACTCTCATGGTGGTATTTTCACTCCTTTTAAGCCCCAATAATACTTGGCGTTGGAATGGAATGACAGGGTTTGACTAATTCATACCTTCTGAGTTTTCTGATATTAACTAAAGCGGTATTGGCTGAAATGGCTTGTGTCATGCTGCTTGTGGGGCGTAAAGAAGTGAGCGTATTCACATGCCCTGCATTGCATCACGGGTTTCTAACCCGAACATCTTCTGGGTCATACCATGCCCCTTTTTGGATACTCAAAACCCCTTGACGGATATTCTTAGTTACAAACTCCCCTGCTAACAACCTCCCCCTAGCGTTAAACACTTCTACAATTTCACCATGCCTAATGCCTAATTTATTAGCGTCTAGTTCGTTGATCATTACAGACTCTCTACCTTGAATTTTATACACATTCCTAACCAAAGTGTTATCAAGCTGTGAATTGACACGGTATTTTAGGTGCGGAGAGATTAAATGGAATGGGTAAGTCTCAGCCATTTTAGAGCCTAGCCACTCATCTGGTTCAAACCGAGTAGGATGCCCTTTAAAATCAGCCAGTTTAAAATCCGTGCATTTTTGAGAAAAAATTTGAATTTTCCCGCTCTCTGTATCCAGCTTATTATTAATAGGGTCTTGTCTGAATTTCGCATGACGCACAAACTTTCTCGCATTTTCAGGGATTTCAAATTCCACAAAGCCATCCCTCCAAAACTGATCAAACGATTTCAAAGTAGGGCCATCGCTTTTTTCAATAAAGGCCCTTAATCCATTCCATGTAACTCTTAGATTCAGTGAATCGTTGCTCTGTTTCATTGCCCCCAATGCACAAAGCAAGCTGTCTGAAAATCTCATAATCGTCTTTAGATTCATAAACAGGCTCTATCACCTTACGCATGGCATAAACCACATTCTTAGAATAACTCCCTCCAAAAGTAATATCATCTCTTTCCATAGTGCTAGTGGAAGCAAAGACAATATCAGCAAATTTTGCCGTAGGCGTCCACCAAGGCTCAGGCACGATCACGCAATCTAATGTCCTTAAAGCGCGAATCAGCTCGTTTGTATCAGCTTCATGCCCTAATAAATCCGCTCCGCAATTATAAATCATTTTGATTTTGGGCAATTTGAGTTTTTTACCCATAAAATCCATTTCTTTATCCAGATTTAAAACCGCTTCAGAAATTCTAGACGCTGGAATAGCGCTTTTTACAGAACCATGCCCTTGTGGAATCATAGGAACAATTCTTGCCCCTGAGCTTGCTTGAGCGTTCCCTCCATAATGCATAGAAAAGCCAAAGCCCCCACCAGATAAGCCCACTTGACCGATCATGCTGGCTAAAACAATTAACGCCCAATCAGGTTGCTCGCTATACTGAGCTCTTTGCATGGCCCAATTACCCGCTAAAAAAGTGCGTTTAGAAACAAACAAATCCGCTAATTCTTTGATTTTTTCTGCGCTCACTCCAGTGATTTGAGACGCCCATTGTAAAGTCTTAGGCGTATTATCGCTCTCTCCTAGCAAATAGGGCAAGAATTTATCAAAGCCATCAGTGTATTTAGCGATAAACGCTTTATCGTATTGATTGCTTGTATAAAGATAATGCATCATGCCTAGCATTAACGCTACATCAGTATTAGGGCGAATGGGTATCCATTCAGCGTTAAAGGCTTGAGCGGTTTCAGTATAAATGGGATCGATACTAATGAATTTGATACCAGCTCTTTTATACTTAGGGTAGTAGCCATCATTGACATGGTTTGGCACAAAATAATCAATGCGGTTGCACTTGAACAAATCCGCCCCCCACATGACATACACCTTACAATTTTTAATCATCTCTTCATGAGTGGTTTGTTGCGAATAAACTTCCATATCCCCTACAATCATAGGGTTTATTCTTGCAGCTGCGCCATTGCCATATTCCCCATCAGTGCCAATAGCCCCCCCTAAAGTCGTGTTAAAAAAACGCCATGCTAAATGATGACAACGATGCAAGCTACCCGCATGCCCCAGCCACCATAACTGGCGTTTAGATGTTTTCTTTAGGGATTTCTTTAAGCTTTTTAGCCGCTAAATCCAGTGCCACATCCCAACTCACGCGCACAAATTCTTCTCTCCCACGCAATTCTTTGTGGTTTTTTTTGTTTTCTAAGAAACTCTTACGCACGCAAGGATACTTCACCCTACTATCTGAATATATCAATCATCGCTTTTAACATCATGGTAGGGTTATAATCGCTCTTTTGGGGGATAATATCTTTAATCACTCCATTTTGAACCTTTGCGATAAAGGGACCAAAATGCATTGCATGCGGAATGGATTCCACTTTTTCAAAAACACCAACAGCTTTCAAACAATTAGCACTAGCGAGCGCGATTGGGATTTTTGTTAGGATACTTCTGCGTGAAATGGACATGGTTCTCCTTCAAGCTTGTATTCTGTTAAAACACCCCAAATTCTAACATATATTCACATAAAATTACCGCTGATAAGCCCTATAGCATGAGTGTTAATTTGAAACTACTTTTTATTCACGCTGCTCATGTCAGCGACTTTCCCCCACATCAAGCGGTATTTCCTCTTCATAAATTCAATTTCTTCTCTCGCTTGATTGAGTTCGTCTCGCAAAAGATCAATGGTTTTTTTATCTTCTTCATAGACTTCTTGCATAGAGATTAAAGCGTCTTTTAAAAACATGTTTTCATTTTTAAAGGCTGAAATCGTTTCATCTTTAGCGCCAATGACTTTATCATGCAAGTTTAAAATCGTGTTAATGGTCTTTTCCACAAACGCAGGCTCTAAAGAACGCCCGTTCATATCCATAGAAATCAAATTATTTTCTACCTTTTTGATTAAAGCGTTTGTCCCGCTGCTCGCATCAATTAAAAGCTTGTTGTTGCTTATTTTGCTCTTGATTTTACCGATATTTACTAATTCCAAAACCCTTTCTTTAGGAAGCCCTGAAAGGCGGCTAAACTCTTCTAATTCAAGCCATGCTAAAGCACTCAAATCTTCTAAAACCACCGGCTCTTTAGACTCTCGCTCTTTATCCTCTACCTCTTGCTCATTTTGTTGCACCGCTTGCGCTTTGTTCAAATCTAAAATATCCAAATTTTTCCTTAAAAATAGTTTTAGCTTAACGCAATTTTTTAACCGCTTTTTTCAAGCTGTCTAACAAATAATCAATATCGTTTATGGAATGCGTGAAGTGCAAGCTCACTCTAATCCATCCGGGTTTAGTGTTAAAATCGCTTGACTTTTGAGCGTTAAGATTCAATAAATCATGCCCATAAGGCCCCGCGCAAGAGCAACCTGCCCGAGTCTCAATAGCGTATTCATAGCTTAAAACTCTCGCTAAATCATAGGGCGAAATCCCCCCAATATTAAAAGCCACTACCCCCACACGACTCGCGGTTAAATTCCCATAGATATTAATAGCAGGCAAGTCTTTTAAGCCATGCATGAGCACTCTTAAAAGGTTGTTTTCTTTCTTGTGGATAAAATCCAAACCGCATTCATCTCTTAATTGATACGCCAAAGCGCTCCTGTAAAATTGCAACAATCCTGGCGTGCCAAACTCTTCTCTCAAAGGCAATTCATCAATAAATTCATGCCGTGTGCGGTTAGCGTATTTAATCACGCCCCCTGCGCTAAAACTCGGGGCGATTTGAGTGTCAATCAAATCTTTAGAAATGCCTAAAAGACCGCACCCTCCAATGCCTCCTAAAAGCTTATGAGGCGCATAAAAACCGGTTTGGTATTCGCAATCTTTAGGGTTAGCATGCGCACTAAAATTCGCTAAATCCAAAGCCAAAGCGGCCTTATATTTCTTACACAATGATGAAACTTCTTTTAAGGGCGTAAGCAGTCCGGTTACATTAGAAGCCGCGCTCATAGAAACCAAGCTGTTAGGGGATTTTTTTAAAATTTGCTCTAAAATTTCTAAATCCAATAAGCCATGTTCATTTAAAGGGATACGCACCACTTCACACAAACCTTCACGCCAACTAATTTCATTAGAATGATGCTCATAAGGTCCTACAATCACACGCTTTAAAGCCATATCTTTCAAATACGGCTCTAAATTTTTCTTCGTTTTTGAAGGGATACACACCCCTAAAATTTCTTGAAATTTCTTGATCGCTGAGCTCGCCCCATACCCCGCGCTCAAGACGCAATAACCATCGCTCAAATTTAAAGAACGCTTTAACTTTTTTTGGCACTCTTTTAAAAGCATGCCCATTAAAATCGCATGTTTAGAAGCAACAGAATGAGCGTTCGCATAATAAGGCAGTAAAGATTTCATGCGTTTTTCCACTAAAGCGCTCGCTAAGCCTGAAGCCCCCCAGTCAAAATAAGACACCCCTTTTTTTAAAATAATACTGGATTTAACCTGCTCTAAAGGACTCTCATTAGGATTGAGTAAGGGAGCAAAACTCCTATTTAAAAACGCTTGCATGAAACACCACCAACGCTTTTAATGTTTATCCCCGCTTAAAATATGAAAATGCAAATGCATCACCTCTTGCCCTGCGTTTTTACCCACATTGGTTAAAAGCTTGTAGCCGTTCTCTTTGATGCCTAATTTTTCCACCACTTCAAAGATAAAACTTGTCATTTGCGCCATAAGCTCTGGGGTGATGCTGTTAAAATCCTGAATGCTTTGTTTGGGGATCACTAATGCATGCACTTTAGCTTTGGGGTTAATGTCATAAAAGGATAAAAAACACTCGTTTTCTAAAATCTTAGAACAAGGGATTTCGCCTTTGATTATTTTTTCAAACACATTCATGCTTTTTTGCTCCCTTTTAAGGTTTTTCTTTTATTAAAGTTGTATTATAGCTTTTTAAAAATAAAATATAAGGATCGTTATTGCACACCTTAATAGAGCGATTAGAAAAGGTTACTAATAGCAAAGAGTTAGAAGAAGCACGCTTGAATGCTTTGGGCAAAAAAGGGGTTTTTGCGGATAAATTCAACCAACTCAAAAATCTAAACGGCGGAGAAAAAAACGCCTTCGCTAAAGAAATCCACCATTATAAACAAGCGTTTGAAAAGGCCTTTGAATTGAAAAAAAAGGCGATTTTAGAGCTTGAATTAGAAGAACGCTTGAAAAAAGAAAAAATTGATGTGAGTTTGTTTAACGCTATCAAAACAAGCTCTTCTCACCCTTTAAATCACACTAAAAATAAAATCATTGAATTTTTTACCCCATTAGGATACAAGCTTGAAATCGGCTCTTTAGTAGAAGATGATTTCCATAATTTTAGCGCTTTAAACTTGCCCCCTTACCATCCTGCAAGAGACATGCAAGACACTTTCTATTTTAAAGATCACAAGCTTTTAAGGACCCACACTTCGCCCGTTCAAATCCACACCATGCAAGAACAAACCCCACCCATTAAGATGATCTGTTTAGGCGAAACCTTTAGGCGCGATTATGACTTGACCCACACGCCCATGTTCCATCAAATTGAAGGGCTTGCTGTGGATCAAAAAGGGAATATCCGTTTCACGCATTTAAAGGGCGTGATCGAAGACTTTTTGCGTTATTTCTTTGGCGGCGTGAAATTAAGGTGGCGCTCTAGCTTTTTCCCTTTCACAGAGCCAAGCGCTGAAGTGGATATTAGTTGCGTGTTTTGCAAACAAGAAGGCTGTAGGGTTTGCTCGCACACAGGCTGGCTAGAAGTGTTAGGCTGTGGCATGGTCAATAATGCGGTGTTTGAAGCCATAGGGTATGAGAATGTGAGCGGGTTTGCTTTTGGCATGGGGATTGAAAGATTAGCCATGCTGACTTGCCAGATCAATGATTTGCGCAGTTTTTTTGAAACTGATTTGAGGGTGTTGGAGAGCTTTTAATGAAACTGAGTGTCAATGATTTGAATGTTTTTGTAGATACGCCCAAAGATATAGCCAAACTCTGTGAGGATTTGAGTTGCTTAGGTTTAGAAGTGGAAAGCTGTATCCCTTGTGTTGCTCCTAAAAATGTAGTTGTTGGTAAAGTTTTAGAAAAAGCCCCACATAAAAACGCTGAAAAACTCAGCGTGTGTCAAGTGGATGCGGGCAAGGAAGTGTTACAAATCGTGTGTGGGGCTAAAAATGTCACGCCAAACCAATTCGTGCCAGTCGCTTTAAATGGGGCGCTAATAGGCTCAACAACCATCGCTAAAACTGAGCTTAGGGGGGTTGAAAGTTGCGGCATGATTTGTTCTAGTAGCGAATTGGGCTTTCCTAAAATCAATGATGGCATCTTGGAATTAGATGAGAGTGTTGGGGAGTTGGTTTTAGGGAAAGGATTAAACGAATACGCCCCCTTCAACACGCATGTTTTAGAAATTTCATTGACTCCTAATCGTGGGGATTGCTTGAGCGTTTTAGGAATTGCCAGAGAGATTAGCGCGTTTTATCACACGCCCCTAAAGCCTATTAAGGCTTTAAATTTTACGCCAAAAAGCGATTTGATCACGCTTTGCGCGGACGAAAATATTGAATCGCATTTGGCTTATTATTTGGTTTGCAACCATTCTTTAAAAACCCCTTTAAATGTCAAACTTTCGCTCGCTCATAATAATGCCTTGAGCGAGAATGATCTGAACAATTTCATAGAATTTAACGCGCATTTTAGTGGGGTGGTAATGAACGCTTATAGCCTGGATGCAACCCCTATTGATTTGAGCGTGAAAAACGATGAAAACAACCTTGAAAGCGTTTATATTAACCATCAAAAACGCTCCACTATCGCTATAAAACATCAAGATCAAAAGGATTTGAGCGAGCATTTGCTTTTAGAAGCGAGCTACACTGATCCTATAAGCCTATCTTTAAAATTACACGCCCTAAAAGATAAAACGCTTCAAAAAGACAATGCCCTTATTTATAGAAGCGCTAGAGGGAGCAACCCTAATTTATCAGACGGCTTGAATTTTTTAAGCGCTCATTTGAAAGCAACGATTTTAGAAAGCAAACAAACTAAACATGCTTTAAAAGATCGCACCCTTAAATTCAAACCTGAAGACATTACCGAAATTTTGGGGCTTGCTGTAGAAGAAGAAACCATTCAAGGTATTTTAAAAAATTTAGGCTTTAAAGTTAGCGCAAAAGAGCCAAACTCAAAATCTCAAATTTTAGAGGTTGTTGCGCCAAATTTCAGGCATGACATTAAAACGATCCAAGATATTGCTGAAGAAATCTTACGCTTTGTAGGGATTGATCATTTGATTTCAAAGCCCCTTGATAGCGTCAGCAACAAAAATTCAAACCCCCATTATGACACGCACCGCTTTTTTGAAAACCTTAAACACAAGGCTCTTGCTTGCGGTTTTAAAGAAGTTATTCACTATGTGTTTTACTCTAAAGAAAAACAGCAAAAACTAGGCTTTGAAGTTTTAGAAGATCCCCTAGAATTGCAAAACCCTATCACAACAGAGTTAAACACCCTGAGAACGAGCCTTGTTTGCGGGCTTTTAGACGCCAGTTTAAGGAATAAAAATTTAGGGTTTAAAAGCATAGCCCTTTATGAAAAAGGGAGCGTGTATAACTCTAAAAGAGAAGAGATCCAAAAACTAGGCTTTTTAGCGAGCGGCTTGCAAAAAAAAGAAAGCTACCCTGATGCTAAGGGCAAGGCTTGGGATTTTTATTCTTTTGCCGAATGCGTTTCAAAAGTTATAGGGGATTTTAGCTTGGAAAAACTAACCACTCAAACCCCCATTAACCACCCCTACCAGAGTGCTAAAATCATTCAAAATCACAAAATCATAGGCGTAATCGCTAAAATCCACCCTAAAGTGATCCAAGAATTAGATTTGTTTGAAAGCTATTACGCTGAGATAGACGCTTTTAAACTCAAACGCCCCAGCATGCTATTAAAACCCTTTAGCGTTTATCCTAGTAGTGCGAGAGATTTGACTCTAATCGTTGATGAAAACACCGCTTTTAGCGGGATTAAAAAAGCCCTAAAAGACGCTCAAATCCCTAATTTAAGCGAGATTCTACCCCTTGATATTTTTAAAGAAAGCGATAATACCATAGCCTTAAGCGTGCGTTGCGTGATCCATTCTTTAGAAAAAACCCTGAATGATGAAGAGGTCAATTCA
This region of Helicobacter pylori genomic DNA includes:
- a CDS encoding histidine triad nucleotide-binding protein is translated as MNVFEKIIKGEIPCSKILENECFLSFYDINPKAKVHALVIPKQSIQDFNSITPELMAQMTSFIFEVVEKLGIKENGYKLLTNVGKNAGQEVMHLHFHILSGDKH
- a CDS encoding aminotransferase class V-fold PLP-dependent enzyme, which produces MQAFLNRSFAPLLNPNESPLEQVKSSIILKKGVSYFDWGASGLASALVEKRMKSLLPYYANAHSVASKHAILMGMLLKECQKKLKRSLNLSDGYCVLSAGYGASSAIKKFQEILGVCIPSKTKKNLEPYLKDMALKRVIVGPYEHHSNEISWREGLCEVVRIPLNEHGLLDLEILEQILKKSPNSLVSMSAASNVTGLLTPLKEVSSLCKKYKAALALDLANFSAHANPKDCEYQTGFYAPHKLLGGIGGCGLLGISKDLIDTQIAPSFSAGGVIKYANRTRHEFIDELPLREEFGTPGLLQFYRSALAYQLRDECGLDFIHKKENNLLRVLMHGLKDLPAINIYGNLTASRVGVVAFNIGGISPYDLARVLSYEYAIETRAGCSCAGPYGHDLLNLNAQKSSDFNTKPGWIRVSLHFTHSINDIDYLLDSLKKAVKKLR
- the hpaA2 gene encoding HpaA2 protein, whose translation is MKKGSLAVVLGSLLVSGAFYTALADGMPAKQQHNNTGESVELHFHYPIKGKQEPKNSHLVVLIEPNIEINKVIPESYQKEFEKSLVLQLSSFLERKGYSVSQFKDASEIPQDIKEKALLVLRMDGNVAILEDIVEESDALSEEKVIDMSSGYLNLNFVEPKSEDIIHSFGIDVSKIKAVIERVELRRTNSGGFVPKTFVHKIKETDRDQAIRKIMNQAYHKVMVHITKELSKKHMEHYEKVSSEMKKRK
- a CDS encoding mechanosensitive ion channel family protein, with the protein product MRWLLYWVLVLSLFLNPLRAVEEHETDAVDLFLIFNQINQLNQVIETYKKNPERSAEISLYNTQKNDLIKSLTSKVLNERDKIGIDINQNLKEQEKIKKRLSKSIKGDDFYTFMKDRLSLDILLIDEILYRFIDKIRSSIDIFSEQKDVESISDAFLLRLGQFKLYTFPKNLGNVKMHELEQMFSDYELRLNTYTEVLRYIKNHPKEVLPKNLIMEVNMDFVLNKISKVLPFTTHSLQVSKIALALTILALLLGLRKLITWLLALFLDRIFEIMQRNKKMHVNVQSSIVLPVSVFLALFSCDVALDIFYYPNASPPKVSMWVGAVYIMLLAWLVIALFKGYGEALVTNMATKSTHNFRKEVINLILKVVYFLIFIVALLGVLKQLGFNVSAIIASLGIGGLAVALAVKDVLANFFASVILLLDNSFSQGDWIVCGEVEGTVVEMGLRRTTIRAFDNALLSVPNSELAGKPIRNWSRRKLGRRIKMEIGLTYGSSQSALQLCVKDIKEMLENHPKIANGADSALQNVSDYRYMFKKDIVSIDDFLGYKNNLFVFLDQFADSSINILVYCFSKTVNWEEWLEVKEDVMLKIMGIVEKHHLSFAFPSQSLYVESLPEVSLKEKG
- the guaA gene encoding glutamine-hydrolyzing GMP synthase, giving the protein MILVLDFGSQYTQLIARRLRESGIYAEIVPFFESIENIQKKAPKGLILSGGPASVYAKDAYKPNEKIFDLNLPILGICYGMQYLVDFFGGVVACANEQEFGKAVLEITQDSVIFEGVKTKSLVWMSHMDKVIELPKGFTTLAKSPNSPHCAIESAKIFGLQFHPEVIQSEEGGKILENFALSVCGCEKTWGMQHFAQREIARLKEKIANAKVLCAVSGGVDSTVVATLLHRAIKDNLIAVFVDHGLLRKNEKERVQAMFKDLQIPLNTIDAKEIFLSKLKGVSEPELKRKIIGETFIEVFEKEAKKHHLKGKIEFLAQGTLYPDVIESVSIKGPSKVIKTHHNVGGLPEWMDFKLIEPLRELFKDEVRLLGKELGVSQDFLMCHPFPGPGLAIRILGEISESKIKRLQEADFIFIEELKKANLYDKVWQAFCVLLNVNSVGVMGDNRTYENAICLRAVNASDGMTASFSFLEHSFLEKVSNRITNEVSGINRVVYDITSKPPGTIEWE
- a CDS encoding DUF3972 domain-containing protein encodes the protein MDILDLNKAQAVQQNEQEVEDKERESKEPVVLEDLSALAWLELEEFSRLSGLPKERVLELVNIGKIKSKISNNKLLIDASSGTNALIKKVENNLISMDMNGRSLEPAFVEKTINTILNLHDKVIGAKDETISAFKNENMFLKDALISMQEVYEEDKKTIDLLRDELNQAREEIEFMKRKYRLMWGKVADMSSVNKK